A single region of the Streptomyces sp. NBC_01262 genome encodes:
- a CDS encoding ABC transporter ATP-binding protein — protein MYKLSGVTKQYSRGKETVHALRGIDLVIEDGDKVVIQGPTGGGKSTLLQMLGGLDRPTAGSVELDGVDLARLSETKLTKVRAENIGIIFQSFNLIPTLTAQENVETALAPQGVKAAERRRLAAEALTSVGLGERLHHLPGELSGGQQQRVAIARALVKKPKVLLADEPTGALDEGTRDEILALLDGLWKEYGLTYIMVTHDSHIAKSAPRLATIKAGQVTITDQVVEAPQAQPQTQGAY, from the coding sequence ATGTACAAGCTGAGCGGCGTGACCAAGCAGTACTCACGCGGTAAGGAGACCGTGCACGCCCTGCGCGGCATCGATCTCGTCATCGAGGACGGCGACAAGGTCGTCATCCAGGGCCCCACCGGCGGCGGCAAGTCCACGCTGCTGCAGATGCTCGGCGGCCTGGACCGCCCCACCGCCGGAAGCGTCGAGCTGGACGGCGTGGACCTGGCCAGGCTGAGCGAGACCAAGCTGACGAAGGTGCGCGCCGAGAACATCGGCATCATCTTCCAGAGCTTCAACCTCATCCCGACGCTCACCGCCCAGGAGAACGTCGAGACCGCCCTCGCCCCGCAGGGTGTGAAGGCCGCCGAGCGCCGCCGCCTCGCCGCCGAGGCGCTCACCTCCGTGGGCCTGGGCGAGCGGCTGCACCACCTTCCCGGCGAGCTGTCGGGCGGTCAGCAGCAGCGTGTCGCCATCGCCCGCGCGCTGGTCAAGAAGCCCAAGGTGCTCCTGGCCGACGAGCCCACCGGCGCGCTGGACGAGGGCACCCGCGACGAGATCCTCGCCCTGCTCGACGGGCTGTGGAAGGAGTACGGGCTGACGTACATCATGGTCACCCACGACTCCCACATCGCCAAGAGCGCCCCGCGGCTGGCCACCATCAAGGCCGGCCAGGTCACCATCACCGACCAGGTGGTCGAGGCGCCGCAGGCCCAGCCCCAGACCCAGGGCGCCTACTGA
- a CDS encoding ABC transporter permease — protein MFLIYLRRELRRRKKAALVISMGLALGIALVITVNSVSAGMSAAQGKVLESLYGLGTDMTVTKAQTATAASSGAPKFDFDAQSNSSSKKQSSDNVRVQGFQSLASSVVTKVSQQTGVASAVGGLSLNVTKVDGSFTQGQAKSTTGSSSGGGQQGGQGGGNSTAQPQVQGGGANFSVNSYTVFGTDVSNLDLGPLTTSKITSGRTFKAAETNAKVAVVDSAYAKTKKYKVGSTVTISGTKFKIIGIATADSGSSTANLYIPLKQAQTLADSKNKVTTIYVKATDSKKISAVKATIQKNISGTTVTTSSDLASTVSGSLSTASNLATSVGKWLSIAVLIAAFLVAALLTSSAVSRRVREFGTLKALGWKSGRVTRQVMGEAFVNGLLGGALGIALGLAGAYTVTAISPTLSASLGSTSSGGGQGGPGGGGPGQQTASKAIDIALTAPVSVNTIALAVALAVLGGLIAGTFGGWRASRLRPADALRRVE, from the coding sequence ATGTTTCTCATCTATCTCAGGCGTGAGCTGCGCCGCCGGAAGAAGGCGGCCCTGGTCATTTCCATGGGTCTCGCCCTCGGCATCGCGCTGGTCATCACCGTGAACTCGGTGTCGGCAGGCATGTCAGCGGCCCAGGGCAAGGTGCTGGAATCGCTGTACGGCCTCGGTACGGACATGACCGTCACCAAGGCGCAGACGGCGACGGCCGCGAGCAGCGGCGCGCCGAAGTTCGACTTCGACGCGCAGAGCAACAGCAGCAGCAAGAAGCAGAGCTCGGACAACGTCCGGGTGCAGGGCTTCCAGTCGCTGGCCTCCTCGGTGGTCACCAAGGTCTCCCAGCAGACCGGCGTCGCCTCCGCGGTCGGCGGGCTCAGCCTGAACGTGACCAAGGTCGACGGCTCCTTCACCCAGGGCCAGGCCAAGTCCACCACGGGCAGCAGCAGCGGCGGCGGCCAGCAGGGCGGCCAGGGCGGCGGCAACTCCACCGCGCAGCCGCAGGTGCAGGGCGGCGGCGCCAACTTCAGCGTCAACAGCTACACGGTCTTCGGCACCGACGTCAGCAACCTCGACCTCGGCCCGCTGACCACCTCGAAGATCACCAGTGGCCGTACCTTCAAGGCCGCCGAGACCAACGCCAAGGTCGCGGTCGTGGACAGCGCCTACGCCAAGACCAAGAAGTACAAGGTCGGCAGCACGGTCACCATCAGCGGCACCAAGTTCAAGATCATCGGCATCGCCACCGCCGACAGCGGCTCCTCCACCGCGAACCTCTACATCCCGCTGAAGCAGGCGCAGACCCTCGCGGACTCCAAGAACAAGGTCACGACGATCTACGTCAAGGCCACGGACTCCAAGAAGATCAGCGCCGTCAAGGCGACCATCCAGAAGAACATCTCCGGTACCACGGTCACCACCTCCTCCGACCTGGCCTCCACGGTCTCCGGTTCGCTGTCCACCGCGTCCAACCTCGCGACCAGCGTCGGCAAGTGGCTGTCGATCGCCGTCCTGATCGCCGCCTTCCTCGTCGCCGCGCTGCTGACCTCCTCCGCCGTCAGCCGCCGCGTCCGTGAGTTCGGCACCCTGAAGGCGCTGGGCTGGAAGTCCGGCCGGGTCACCCGCCAGGTCATGGGCGAGGCCTTCGTCAACGGTCTGCTCGGCGGCGCGCTGGGCATCGCGCTCGGCCTGGCCGGCGCGTACACCGTCACCGCGATCAGCCCGACCCTGAGCGCCTCGCTCGGCTCCACCTCCTCCGGCGGCGGCCAGGGCGGCCCCGGCGGTGGCGGCCCGGGCCAGCAGACCGCCTCCAAGGCGATCGACATCGCGCTCACCGCTCCGGTCAGCGTCAACACCATCGCCCTCGCGGTCGCCCTGGCCGTCCTGGGCGGTCTGATCGCCGGCACCTTCGGCGGCTGGCGGGCCTCGCGCCTGCGCCCGGCCGACGCGCTGCGCCGCGTCGAGTAG
- the xylA gene encoding xylose isomerase codes for MNLTPTPDDKFTFGLWTVGWQGRDPFGDATRPALDPVETVTRLAELGAYGVTFHDDDLIPFGSDDTARESHIKRFRQALDATGMKVPMATTNLFTHPVFKDGAFTANDRDVRRYALRKTIRNIDLAAELGATTYVAWGGREGAESGAAKDVRVALDRLKEAFDLLGDYVVSQGYDLRFAIEPKPNEPRGDILLPTVGHALAFINELAHADRVGVNPEVGHEQMAGLNFPHGIAQALWHGKLFHIDLNGQSGIKYDQDLRFGAGDLRQAFWLVDLLESAGYEGPKHFDFKPPRTEDFDGVWASAAGCMRNYLLLKERATAFRADPQVQEALKASRLDQLAQTTLAQGETLADLLADPTAFETFDAEAAAKRGMAFEQLDQLAMDHLLGAR; via the coding sequence ATGAATCTCACCCCCACCCCCGACGACAAGTTCACCTTCGGCCTCTGGACCGTCGGCTGGCAGGGCCGCGATCCCTTCGGCGACGCGACCCGCCCCGCCCTCGACCCGGTCGAGACCGTCACCCGGCTCGCCGAGCTCGGCGCGTACGGCGTCACCTTCCACGACGACGACCTGATCCCCTTCGGGTCCGACGACACCGCCCGCGAGTCGCACATCAAGCGCTTCCGCCAGGCCCTGGACGCCACCGGCATGAAGGTGCCCATGGCGACCACCAACCTCTTCACCCACCCCGTCTTCAAGGACGGCGCCTTCACCGCGAACGACCGCGACGTACGCCGCTACGCGCTGCGCAAGACCATCCGCAACATCGACCTCGCGGCGGAGCTGGGCGCCACCACCTACGTCGCCTGGGGCGGCCGCGAGGGCGCCGAGTCCGGCGCCGCCAAGGACGTACGGGTCGCGCTGGACCGCCTCAAGGAGGCCTTCGACCTGCTCGGCGACTACGTCGTCTCCCAGGGCTACGACCTGCGCTTCGCCATCGAGCCCAAGCCCAACGAGCCGCGCGGCGACATCCTGCTCCCCACCGTCGGCCACGCCCTGGCCTTCATCAACGAGCTGGCCCACGCCGACCGCGTCGGCGTCAACCCGGAGGTCGGCCACGAGCAGATGGCCGGGCTCAACTTCCCGCACGGCATCGCCCAGGCCCTGTGGCACGGCAAGCTCTTCCACATCGACCTCAACGGCCAGTCCGGCATCAAGTACGACCAGGACCTCCGCTTCGGCGCCGGCGACCTGCGCCAGGCCTTCTGGCTGGTGGACCTGCTCGAATCGGCCGGCTACGAAGGGCCCAAGCACTTCGACTTCAAGCCCCCGCGCACCGAGGACTTCGACGGCGTCTGGGCCTCCGCCGCGGGCTGCATGCGCAACTACCTCCTCCTCAAGGAGCGCGCCACCGCCTTCCGGGCCGACCCGCAGGTCCAGGAGGCCCTGAAGGCCTCCCGCCTCGACCAGCTCGCCCAGACCACCCTCGCCCAGGGCGAGACCCTCGCCGACCTCCTCGCCGACCCCACCGCCTTCGAGACGTTCGACGCCGAGGCCGCCGCCAAGCGCGGCATGGCCTTCGAGCAGCTCGACCAGCTCGCCATGGACCACCTCCTCGGCGCCCGCTGA
- the xylB gene encoding xylulokinase, which translates to MGRVVEGVGRVVLGVDSSTQSTKVLAVDADSGEVLARGQARHVVSEGAARETDPEVWWRALQDALAQVGDYAARAEGIAVGGQQHGLVVVDGDGLPLRPALLWNDVQSAPQAAALVERYGAAWWAQRFGSVPGASFTVTKWAWLAEHEPEAAKAAAGVRLPHDFLTERLTGAAVTDRGDVSGTGWWSTATEAYDEALLAEIGLDPALLPHVLGPGEAAGITLPGVGVREGALVASGTGDNAAAALGLGLAPGQAALSLGTSGTVYTPSVTRPADPSGTVAGFAGADGGWLPLACTLNCTLAVDKVASLLSLDREAVAGGGSVALLPFLDGERTPNLPYASGVLSGLRHDTTPGQILQAAYDGAAYALLGALDQVLAVDGAPADAPLLLIGGGARGTAWRETVRRLSGRAVQVPVAEELVALGAAAQAAGLLTGEAPAAIARRWGTAQGVSYEPLARDEAALERLGGELTRAFGTA; encoded by the coding sequence ATGGGACGCGTCGTCGAAGGCGTTGGACGGGTTGTGCTCGGGGTGGACAGTTCCACCCAGTCGACGAAGGTGCTCGCCGTCGACGCCGACAGCGGGGAGGTGCTGGCCCGGGGACAGGCCCGGCACGTCGTCAGCGAGGGCGCGGCCCGCGAGACCGACCCCGAGGTGTGGTGGCGCGCGCTCCAGGACGCGCTTGCGCAGGTCGGCGATTACGCCGCACGCGCAGAGGGGATTGCCGTCGGCGGGCAGCAGCACGGGCTGGTCGTCGTGGACGGGGACGGGCTGCCGCTGCGGCCCGCGCTGCTGTGGAACGACGTGCAGTCCGCGCCCCAGGCCGCCGCGCTCGTCGAGCGCTACGGGGCCGCGTGGTGGGCCCAGCGGTTCGGAAGCGTGCCCGGGGCCAGCTTCACGGTCACCAAGTGGGCGTGGCTCGCCGAGCACGAGCCCGAGGCGGCGAAGGCGGCCGCGGGCGTCCGCCTGCCGCACGACTTCCTCACCGAACGGCTGACCGGGGCCGCCGTCACCGACCGCGGCGACGTGTCCGGCACCGGGTGGTGGTCCACGGCCACCGAGGCCTACGACGAGGCACTGCTCGCCGAGATCGGCCTCGACCCCGCGCTCCTCCCCCACGTCCTGGGCCCCGGCGAGGCCGCCGGGATCACCCTGCCCGGCGTCGGTGTGCGCGAAGGCGCCCTGGTCGCGTCCGGCACCGGCGACAACGCCGCCGCCGCGCTCGGCCTCGGGCTCGCCCCCGGCCAGGCCGCGCTGAGCCTGGGCACCTCCGGCACGGTTTACACCCCCTCGGTGACCCGGCCCGCCGACCCCTCCGGCACGGTCGCCGGATTCGCGGGGGCGGACGGCGGCTGGCTGCCGCTGGCGTGCACCCTGAACTGCACACTGGCGGTCGACAAGGTCGCCTCCCTGCTCTCGCTGGACCGCGAGGCCGTGGCGGGCGGCGGGTCCGTGGCCCTGCTGCCCTTCCTGGACGGCGAGCGCACACCGAACCTGCCGTACGCCTCCGGCGTACTCAGCGGCCTGCGGCACGACACGACCCCCGGCCAGATCCTCCAGGCGGCCTACGACGGAGCCGCGTACGCCCTGCTCGGCGCGCTCGACCAGGTCCTGGCCGTGGACGGCGCCCCGGCCGATGCCCCGCTGCTGCTCATCGGCGGCGGCGCCCGGGGCACCGCCTGGCGCGAGACGGTGCGGCGGCTGTCGGGGCGGGCGGTGCAGGTGCCGGTCGCGGAGGAGCTCGTCGCGCTGGGCGCGGCCGCGCAGGCGGCGGGCCTGCTGACCGGCGAGGCCCCGGCGGCGATCGCCCGGCGGTGGGGGACGGCGCAGGGCGTGTCGTACGAGCCGCTGGCCCGGGACGAGGCCGCGCTGGAGCGGCTGGGCGGGGAGCTGACGCGGGCGTTCGGGACCGCGTGA
- a CDS encoding ROK family transcriptional regulator translates to MHSVATRGEISRAAVAAEIGLTRATVSTLVDELLTAGLLVELGARRPGTVGRPGTALALNDNGPAGIGAEVGVDHLAVCAVDLRGTVRVRAEVEAHNREQDRPPGEVLRELTGLIGEVEAEAEALGLRPAGRTVAVPGLVGRDRRTVLRAPNLGWENIAVPLPAAVENEANLGALAELWLGGHETAAAVTDFIHVSAEIGIGAALIIDGHLFRGARGFAGELGHVPVHPNGPRCSCGARGCLEQYAGEQAVLRAAGIPPQRQGALKALHTAAADGDPAALKALAAAGQALGIALSGAVNLLDPQAVVLGGPLAELAPWLRPAVERELRRRVTDRQWPPEALLVSRLGRDGVLLGAAYSTVRAVLDDPQAYAFDSA, encoded by the coding sequence ATGCATAGCGTCGCGACCCGCGGCGAGATCTCGCGCGCGGCGGTCGCGGCGGAGATCGGACTGACCCGGGCGACCGTGTCGACGCTGGTCGACGAGCTGCTGACGGCGGGGCTGCTCGTCGAGCTGGGCGCGCGGCGCCCCGGCACGGTCGGCCGGCCCGGCACCGCGCTCGCGCTGAACGACAACGGCCCGGCCGGGATCGGGGCGGAGGTGGGCGTCGACCACCTCGCGGTGTGCGCGGTGGACCTGCGCGGCACGGTCCGGGTACGGGCGGAGGTCGAGGCGCACAACCGTGAGCAGGACCGGCCGCCGGGCGAGGTGCTGCGCGAGCTGACCGGGCTCATAGGCGAGGTCGAGGCCGAGGCGGAGGCCCTGGGCCTGCGGCCCGCCGGGCGCACGGTGGCCGTGCCGGGGCTGGTCGGCCGGGACCGCCGCACCGTGCTGAGGGCGCCCAACCTGGGCTGGGAGAACATCGCCGTCCCCCTGCCGGCCGCCGTCGAGAACGAGGCGAACCTCGGCGCGTTGGCCGAGCTGTGGCTCGGGGGGCACGAGACGGCCGCGGCCGTCACCGACTTCATCCACGTCTCCGCCGAGATCGGCATCGGCGCCGCCCTGATCATCGACGGCCACCTCTTCCGGGGCGCCCGTGGCTTCGCCGGCGAGCTCGGCCACGTACCCGTACATCCCAACGGCCCGCGCTGCTCGTGCGGAGCGCGCGGCTGCCTGGAGCAGTACGCGGGCGAACAGGCCGTGCTGCGCGCGGCCGGGATCCCCCCGCAGCGCCAGGGCGCGCTCAAGGCCCTGCACACGGCCGCCGCCGACGGCGACCCGGCGGCACTCAAAGCACTCGCCGCCGCCGGACAGGCACTCGGCATCGCCCTCAGCGGCGCGGTGAATCTGCTCGACCCCCAGGCGGTCGTCCTCGGCGGCCCCCTCGCCGAGCTCGCGCCCTGGCTCCGCCCCGCCGTGGAACGCGAGCTCCGCCGCCGCGTCACCGACCGCCAGTGGCCGCCCGAGGCCCTCCTCGTCTCCCGGCTCGGCCGGGACGGGGTCCTGCTGGGAGCCGCGTACAGCACGGTGCGCGCGGTCCTGGACGACCCTCAGGCCTACGCCTTCGACAGCGCGTAG
- a CDS encoding GH12 family glycosyl hydrolase domain-containing protein produces MQRAARKLILTPLIALLALIGFAAAPAQAATWSSCDQWGNWTSGNYTVYNNIWGSGAGAQCAWANSGSNFGVWAQHPDTGGIKSYPNSTRYVGKTISSLATLTSSYNVTVPSSGAYNTAYDVWDSGKTKEIMLWMNYNGAVGPIGSSIGNLTLGGHTWTVYVGNNGNNDVYSFVRTSDSSSGTVNILPILNWLRNTKGYISNFTVGDVQLGWEITSSSAGLNFQANSYSVSFS; encoded by the coding sequence GTGCAACGAGCCGCTCGCAAGCTCATCCTGACCCCGCTGATAGCGCTGCTGGCACTCATCGGCTTCGCCGCCGCCCCCGCCCAGGCGGCCACCTGGTCCTCGTGCGACCAGTGGGGCAACTGGACCAGCGGCAACTACACCGTCTACAACAACATCTGGGGCAGCGGCGCCGGCGCCCAGTGCGCCTGGGCCAACTCCGGCAGCAACTTCGGCGTCTGGGCCCAGCACCCCGACACCGGCGGCATCAAGTCCTACCCGAACTCCACCCGCTACGTCGGGAAGACGATCTCCTCGCTGGCCACCCTGACCAGCAGCTACAACGTCACCGTTCCGTCCTCCGGCGCGTACAACACCGCGTACGACGTCTGGGACAGCGGCAAGACCAAGGAGATCATGCTCTGGATGAACTACAACGGCGCGGTCGGCCCGATCGGCAGCTCCATCGGCAACCTCACCCTCGGCGGCCACACCTGGACGGTCTACGTCGGCAACAACGGCAACAACGACGTCTACTCCTTCGTGCGCACCTCCGACTCCAGCTCCGGCACGGTCAACATCCTCCCCATCCTCAACTGGCTCCGTAACACCAAGGGCTACATCAGCAACTTCACCGTCGGCGACGTCCAGCTCGGCTGGGAGATCACGTCCTCCTCGGCCGGCCTGAACTTCCAGGCCAACAGCTACAGCGTCTCCTTCAGCTAG
- a CDS encoding glycosyl hydrolase family 95 catalytic domain-containing protein — translation MTGAIWEPAPAARWEDAFLCGNGRHGAMVHGDPADERIIVNHHLLVRPNGSEHARAPHLAPDLERLRDDVLAGRAASAVARATAGRELLWVRPFHPAFALRVVRPTAGLAGYRREVDFRTGVVGSAWTEGAGTWRAETFVSRADDVIVHRLLPPEGATVSAALSHDVQLDAAPDDLDITLAVTGDLLRVDVAFPDAPGSGYTGWTRVVEAGGGAVETDGTTLRVSDAAELVLLTWVEPWAPSRTRTLHSPAARAGAWDELLARHSAAHRTAYDRVTLDLAVPDAVAAQPASELLAHPQRNRTAILERLFAAGRYHLLSSSGMLPPRLTGIWTGSWDTAWSGAFTCDANLNLQIASAAVAQLPEASLAHAAFVRANLADWRDNAARVFGARGIVAPAHSDGLSGGSYHFNDGYPLHLWTAGADWLLHPLLDHATVTGDEEFVRETLVPLLAEAAAFYEDFLTRADADGELLLVPSYSPENTPAGADSPISVNATMDIAAARHALRAAGNDALAERLPGYRVNEQGALAEWAWADAKDAYDHRHISHLYPVWPLDEINPFDTPELARAAHRALELRGAENDSAHGYLHTALVAARLGDAQRVERALTAVLDGDFFHPSLMSGHYPHRHVYNADAAHTLPAVIIEALIHSSPDRIVLLPAVPPSLLPSGTLRGLRTRCRVTVTELSWDLRAGHVRAVLNSDFDLTVNVHLGTDSDPIPLELPAGQNIAFDGVIPQHPPHDKGVVPCNEPLASSS, via the coding sequence GTGACCGGGGCGATCTGGGAGCCCGCGCCCGCCGCCCGCTGGGAGGACGCATTTCTCTGCGGCAACGGGCGGCACGGCGCCATGGTCCACGGCGACCCCGCCGACGAACGGATCATCGTCAACCACCACCTTCTTGTCCGTCCCAACGGTTCCGAGCACGCCCGTGCGCCCCATCTGGCCCCCGATCTCGAACGCCTCCGCGACGACGTCCTCGCCGGGCGCGCCGCGTCCGCCGTCGCCCGCGCCACGGCCGGTCGCGAGCTGCTGTGGGTGCGGCCCTTCCATCCCGCGTTCGCGCTGCGGGTGGTGCGGCCGACGGCGGGACTGGCCGGCTACCGGCGGGAGGTGGATTTCCGTACCGGTGTGGTCGGTTCCGCCTGGACGGAGGGCGCGGGCACCTGGCGGGCCGAAACGTTTGTCTCGCGGGCGGACGACGTCATCGTCCACCGCCTCCTCCCGCCGGAGGGGGCGACGGTCTCCGCCGCGCTGAGCCATGACGTCCAGCTGGACGCGGCCCCGGACGACCTGGACATCACCCTGGCCGTCACCGGCGACCTGCTGCGGGTCGATGTGGCCTTTCCGGACGCGCCCGGTTCCGGGTACACCGGCTGGACCCGGGTCGTCGAGGCCGGCGGCGGTGCGGTGGAGACCGACGGCACGACGCTGCGGGTGTCGGACGCGGCCGAGCTGGTGCTGCTGACGTGGGTCGAGCCGTGGGCGCCCTCCCGTACCCGCACCCTGCATTCTCCCGCCGCAAGGGCCGGGGCCTGGGACGAACTCCTGGCCCGGCACAGCGCGGCGCACCGCACCGCCTACGACCGGGTCACCCTCGACCTGGCCGTGCCGGACGCGGTCGCCGCGCAGCCCGCGTCCGAACTGCTGGCGCACCCGCAGCGGAACAGAACCGCCATCCTGGAGCGGCTGTTCGCCGCCGGCCGCTATCACCTGCTCTCCTCCTCCGGGATGCTGCCGCCCCGCCTCACCGGCATCTGGACCGGCTCGTGGGACACGGCCTGGTCCGGGGCCTTCACCTGCGACGCCAACCTCAACCTGCAGATCGCCTCCGCGGCGGTCGCGCAGCTCCCGGAGGCCTCGCTCGCCCACGCCGCATTCGTCAGGGCGAACCTCGCCGACTGGCGGGACAACGCGGCCCGGGTCTTCGGAGCGCGCGGCATCGTCGCGCCCGCGCACAGCGACGGGCTGTCGGGCGGGTCCTACCACTTCAACGACGGCTACCCCCTCCATCTCTGGACCGCCGGAGCGGACTGGCTGCTGCACCCCCTCCTCGACCACGCCACCGTCACCGGCGACGAGGAGTTCGTACGCGAGACGCTCGTGCCGCTCCTGGCCGAAGCGGCAGCCTTCTACGAGGACTTCCTCACCCGGGCGGACGCGGACGGGGAGCTGCTGCTCGTCCCCTCCTACTCACCGGAGAACACCCCGGCCGGTGCCGACAGCCCGATTTCGGTGAACGCCACCATGGACATCGCGGCAGCCCGCCACGCCCTGCGCGCCGCGGGCAACGACGCGCTCGCCGAGCGGCTGCCCGGCTACCGGGTCAACGAGCAGGGGGCGCTGGCCGAGTGGGCGTGGGCGGACGCGAAGGACGCGTACGACCACCGGCACATCAGCCACCTCTACCCCGTGTGGCCGCTGGACGAGATCAACCCCTTCGACACCCCCGAACTGGCCCGCGCGGCGCACCGGGCGCTGGAACTTCGCGGCGCGGAGAACGACTCCGCGCACGGATATCTGCACACCGCGCTCGTGGCCGCGCGCCTGGGCGACGCGCAACGCGTCGAGCGCGCGCTGACGGCGGTCCTGGACGGCGACTTCTTCCACCCCTCCCTGATGAGCGGGCACTACCCCCACCGCCACGTCTACAACGCCGACGCGGCGCACACCCTCCCCGCTGTGATCATCGAGGCACTGATCCACTCCTCCCCCGACCGGATCGTGCTCCTGCCCGCCGTACCCCCTTCCCTCCTCCCCTCGGGGACGCTGCGCGGCCTGCGCACGCGCTGCCGCGTGACCGTCACCGAGCTGAGCTGGGACCTCCGGGCCGGGCATGTCCGGGCGGTCCTCAACTCCGACTTCGACCTCACTGTGAACGTACACCTGGGCACTGACAGTGACCCGATTCCCCTTGAGCTCCCCGCCGGACAGAACATCGCGTTCGACGGGGTGATCCCGCAACACCCCCCACACGACAAGGGAGTCGTACCGTGCAACGAGCCGCTCGCAAGCTCATCCTGA
- a CDS encoding beta-galactosidase, with amino-acid sequence MPDLNDATRGRILFGGDYNPEQWPEEVWSEDIRLMREAGVNSVTVGVFSWARLEPRPGARDFGWLDRLLDLLDANGIGAVLATPTASPPPWMGARHPETLPRDKQGNVVWYGSRNQFCASSPVYREYAARITEDLAARYGSHPALRMWHINNEYCTYCYCDETAAHFRRWLRARYGTLDALNEAWGTAFWSQRYDSWEELIPPRQAQYMINPTQGLDFQRFTSDALLECFTAERDIVARHTPDTVPATTNFMPLWIGQDAWKWSREEDVVSVDIYPDPKDPFGGAYNALIHDMTRSQAGPGPWMLMEQAAGPVNWRGVNHPKPRGMNRLWSLQAVARGADAVCYFQWRQSRQGAEKFHSGMLTHAGERGRTYQQVKGLGADLGKLAEAVGSGVRAEAAVLMDWDTWWAHQQSGRPSGKLDYAEVVRAWHQALWTQNVTTDFVHPESSASDLARYRLLVVPNLYLAGDAAIEALVAYVRGGGVLVGGFFTGVADKDDRVRDGGFDARLRELFGIDVLHEWWPLDEGDTVGVEGFDGTVWSEDLDLLPTAEVIAAYKGGELDGGPAVIRHRAGEGAAWYLSTLPEPDALRGLLARAAREAGVRPPLDRFPAGVEAVRRGELLFVLNHGQEPVTVPVDGTHEDLLSGAVHAGELTLPRYGVAVLREVVE; translated from the coding sequence CTTCTCCTGGGCCAGGCTCGAACCCCGGCCCGGGGCGCGGGACTTCGGCTGGCTCGACCGGCTGCTCGACCTGCTGGACGCCAACGGCATCGGCGCCGTCCTGGCCACCCCCACCGCCTCGCCGCCGCCGTGGATGGGCGCGCGCCATCCGGAGACGCTGCCACGCGACAAGCAGGGGAACGTCGTCTGGTACGGCTCGCGCAACCAGTTCTGCGCGTCCTCGCCGGTCTACCGCGAGTACGCCGCGCGGATCACCGAGGACCTCGCGGCCCGGTACGGCAGCCACCCCGCGCTGCGCATGTGGCACATCAACAACGAGTACTGCACGTACTGCTACTGCGACGAGACCGCCGCCCATTTCCGCCGCTGGCTGCGCGCGCGGTACGGCACGCTCGACGCCCTCAACGAGGCGTGGGGCACGGCCTTCTGGAGCCAGCGCTACGACTCCTGGGAGGAGCTGATCCCGCCCCGCCAGGCGCAGTACATGATCAATCCGACCCAGGGACTGGACTTCCAGCGCTTCACCTCCGACGCGCTGCTGGAGTGCTTCACCGCCGAGCGCGACATCGTAGCCCGGCACACCCCCGACACCGTCCCGGCCACCACCAACTTCATGCCCCTGTGGATCGGCCAGGACGCCTGGAAGTGGTCCAGGGAGGAGGATGTCGTCTCCGTCGACATCTACCCCGACCCCAAGGATCCCTTCGGCGGCGCCTACAACGCCCTGATCCACGACATGACACGTTCTCAGGCCGGCCCCGGCCCGTGGATGCTCATGGAGCAGGCCGCCGGACCCGTCAACTGGCGGGGCGTCAACCACCCCAAGCCGCGCGGCATGAACCGGCTCTGGTCCTTGCAGGCCGTGGCCCGGGGCGCGGACGCGGTCTGCTACTTCCAGTGGCGGCAGTCGCGGCAGGGCGCCGAGAAGTTCCACTCCGGGATGCTCACGCACGCGGGGGAGCGTGGGCGTACGTACCAGCAGGTCAAGGGGCTCGGCGCGGATCTCGGCAAGCTGGCGGAGGCAGTCGGTTCCGGGGTGCGCGCCGAGGCGGCCGTCCTGATGGACTGGGACACCTGGTGGGCGCACCAGCAGTCCGGCCGCCCTTCCGGCAAGCTGGACTACGCGGAGGTCGTACGGGCCTGGCACCAGGCGCTGTGGACCCAGAACGTCACGACCGACTTCGTCCACCCCGAGTCCTCCGCGTCCGACCTCGCCCGCTACCGGCTGCTGGTCGTGCCGAACCTGTACCTCGCCGGGGACGCCGCGATCGAGGCCCTCGTGGCCTACGTACGCGGGGGCGGGGTGCTGGTCGGCGGCTTCTTCACCGGAGTCGCCGACAAGGACGACCGGGTGCGCGACGGCGGTTTCGACGCGCGGCTGCGTGAGCTGTTCGGGATCGACGTGCTGCACGAGTGGTGGCCGCTGGACGAGGGGGACACCGTCGGGGTTGAAGGCTTCGACGGGACCGTCTGGTCCGAGGATCTGGACCTCCTGCCGACCGCCGAGGTCATCGCCGCGTACAAGGGCGGCGAACTGGACGGCGGCCCCGCCGTCATCCGGCACCGGGCGGGGGAGGGCGCCGCCTGGTACCTCTCCACCCTGCCGGAGCCGGACGCGCTGCGCGGGCTGCTGGCCCGCGCGGCGCGCGAAGCCGGCGTACGGCCTCCACTCGATCGCTTCCCCGCCGGAGTCGAGGCCGTACGCCGTGGCGAGCTGCTCTTCGTCCTCAACCACGGGCAGGAGCCGGTGACCGTCCCGGTGGACGGCACGCACGAGGATCTGCTGTCCGGCGCCGTTCATGCGGGTGAGCTGACCCTGCCCCGATATGGGGTCGCGGTCCTCCGGGAGGTCGTGGAGTGA